A portion of the Cellulophaga algicola DSM 14237 genome contains these proteins:
- a CDS encoding DUF885 domain-containing protein — MKKILILSLCVFSLYSCKDEVKKEPAVAINNTEFDDVLDDYFEESLKLYPLNATSQGDTRYNDMLPNFLSDEFRTSENDFYSSYKKTLAEVDDKLLTSSQQMSKEILLWECDRNLERLGFREELLPINQMWTMQLMMGQLASGASSQPFKTVEDYDNWLKRLEDYTSWLASAKVRMEEGIKTGHVLPKSLVVKITPQLKDMTEPNLDNHLFFTPIKNMPDSFSDVDVDRLTEAYSAMISEKIIPAYQSIYDFMNTEYMAAARTTSGIEGIPNGKEYYDYSIKLYTTTDMTADEIHQLGLSEVARISSEMEKIKKEVGFEGDLKAFFDFVRNKKELMPFTSPEQVIENFKVIHEKMKPQVDKLFGNQPKTPFEVRRTEAFREASASAEYNPGSIDGTRPGIFYTPIPDVTKYNMYSDEDLFLHEAIPGHHFQISLTQENEELPKFRKTLWYSAYGEGWALYTESLGKELGLYTDPYQYFGMLGAEMHRAIRLVVDTGLHSKGWTREQAIQYSLANEAESEAGITSEIERYMANPGQALSYKIGQLKIMELRAKAEKELGDKFDIKAFHNQVLETGCVPLALLEKKITTWILNSK, encoded by the coding sequence ATGAAAAAAATTTTAATCCTTAGTTTATGCGTATTCAGCCTATATTCTTGCAAAGATGAGGTTAAAAAAGAACCTGCTGTTGCCATAAACAATACCGAATTTGATGATGTCCTTGATGATTATTTTGAAGAAAGTTTAAAATTATATCCTTTGAATGCTACCTCGCAAGGAGATACGCGTTACAATGATATGTTACCAAATTTTTTAAGCGATGAATTCAGAACTTCTGAAAATGATTTTTACTCTAGCTATAAAAAAACACTTGCCGAAGTAGACGATAAATTGCTTACCTCTAGTCAGCAAATGAGTAAGGAAATTTTACTTTGGGAATGTGACCGTAATTTGGAACGTTTAGGGTTTAGAGAAGAACTACTTCCTATCAATCAAATGTGGACCATGCAATTAATGATGGGCCAATTAGCAAGTGGCGCAAGCTCTCAACCTTTTAAAACCGTTGAAGATTATGACAATTGGTTAAAAAGATTAGAGGACTACACCTCTTGGTTGGCTAGTGCTAAAGTAAGAATGGAAGAAGGTATTAAAACAGGTCATGTGCTACCAAAATCTTTAGTCGTTAAGATTACACCACAGTTAAAAGACATGACAGAGCCTAATTTAGACAATCACTTGTTTTTTACTCCTATAAAAAATATGCCAGATAGTTTTTCTGATGTAGATGTAGACCGTTTAACAGAAGCTTATTCTGCAATGATTTCTGAAAAAATTATTCCTGCATATCAAAGTATATATGATTTTATGAATACGGAATATATGGCAGCTGCTAGAACTACTAGTGGTATAGAAGGCATTCCTAATGGAAAAGAATATTATGACTATTCTATAAAATTGTACACGACGACAGACATGACTGCCGATGAGATACACCAATTAGGTTTAAGTGAAGTAGCACGTATTTCTTCTGAAATGGAAAAAATTAAAAAAGAGGTTGGTTTTGAAGGTGATTTAAAAGCATTCTTTGATTTTGTTCGGAATAAAAAAGAACTAATGCCTTTTACTTCTCCCGAACAAGTTATTGAAAACTTTAAGGTCATACATGAGAAAATGAAGCCTCAAGTAGATAAGCTTTTTGGCAACCAGCCTAAAACGCCTTTTGAAGTTAGAAGAACTGAAGCGTTTAGAGAAGCTTCTGCTAGTGCAGAATACAACCCTGGATCTATTGACGGTACACGACCAGGTATTTTTTATACTCCTATACCAGACGTTACCAAATACAATATGTACTCCGATGAAGATTTATTCTTACACGAAGCTATTCCTGGGCATCACTTTCAAATTTCATTAACACAAGAAAATGAAGAACTTCCTAAATTTAGAAAAACATTATGGTATAGCGCTTATGGAGAAGGTTGGGCTTTATACACAGAGTCTTTAGGTAAAGAGCTAGGACTATACACAGATCCTTACCAATATTTTGGAATGTTAGGAGCAGAAATGCACAGAGCTATCCGTTTGGTTGTAGATACAGGTTTACATTCTAAAGGATGGACCAGAGAGCAAGCTATTCAATACTCTTTAGCTAACGAAGCAGAATCTGAAGCAGGTATTACTTCTGAAATTGAACGCTACATGGCCAACCCAGGGCAAGCCTTATCTTACAAAATAGGACAGCTTAAAATTATGGAGTTACGCGCTAAAGCAGAAAAGGAATTAGGCGATAAATTTGATATTAAAGCATTTCACAACCAAGTATTAGAAACAGGCTGTGTACCCTTAGCTTTATTAGAAAAGAAGATCACTACTTGGATTTTAAATTCTAAATAA
- a CDS encoding MOSC domain-containing protein: MKVISTNLGKSTTILWNGKEEQTGIYKYPTSEAIQLLNEDVANDTVIDRKHHGGVNKACYLYSADQYPYWKNLYPNLGWDWGMFGENLTIEGLDESELRIGATYKLGTALVQITQPREPCYKLGIRFNDSKIIKQFVTHNYPGTYVKVLETGTVTTGDDMILISQSKNSLTINQYYQFLFAKTKDPEVIQLILSNDTLPEYKKERLRNSLKTQ, translated from the coding sequence ATGAAGGTAATTTCAACCAACTTAGGAAAATCAACCACCATACTATGGAATGGTAAAGAAGAACAAACGGGGATCTACAAATACCCTACCTCAGAAGCTATACAGCTCCTAAATGAAGATGTTGCCAATGATACTGTAATTGATAGGAAACACCATGGTGGTGTTAATAAGGCATGCTACCTGTATTCTGCAGATCAATATCCGTATTGGAAAAACCTCTATCCTAATTTAGGATGGGATTGGGGAATGTTTGGAGAAAACTTAACCATAGAAGGCCTTGATGAGTCTGAGTTACGGATTGGTGCTACTTACAAGTTAGGTACAGCCTTAGTACAAATTACCCAGCCAAGGGAGCCTTGCTATAAACTAGGCATTCGTTTTAATGATTCTAAAATCATCAAGCAATTTGTAACTCATAACTATCCCGGTACCTACGTTAAAGTTTTGGAAACAGGAACGGTTACCACCGGTGATGATATGATCCTTATATCCCAATCAAAAAACAGCTTAACCATTAATCAATACTATCAATTTTTATTTGCTAAAACTAAAGACCCTGAAGTAATTCAATTAATTTTAAGCAATGATACTTTACCTGAATACAAAAAAGAAAGATTACGAAACTCACTAAAAACTCAATAA
- a CDS encoding DUF6249 domain-containing protein — protein sequence MAVAILIPVSFFLLVFGITYLYYSTRNRERMALIEKDLDATIFNKAKRENTSPVWKIFILNFSLLLIGVGLAIFIASILVANIGVPSEVAYPATIFLMAGIALLAGFFVSKKLTS from the coding sequence ATGGCAGTAGCAATTTTAATCCCCGTTAGCTTTTTTTTATTAGTATTTGGAATAACTTACCTCTATTATTCAACGCGCAATAGAGAACGCATGGCTCTTATTGAGAAAGACTTAGATGCCACTATTTTCAACAAAGCCAAACGCGAAAACACATCTCCTGTATGGAAAATATTTATTTTAAATTTCTCCTTACTATTAATTGGTGTAGGATTGGCAATATTCATAGCCTCCATTTTGGTGGCTAATATTGGGGTACCCTCTGAAGTTGCCTATCCGGCTACTATCTTTTTAATGGCAGGCATTGCCCTTTTAGCAGGTTTCTTTGTGAGCAAAAAACTAACTAGCTAG
- a CDS encoding RNA polymerase sigma factor, translating into MSNHQDQYYIDKTLRGDAQSFSILIDRYKHMVFTVAFKVTSTRENAEEVAQDTFVKAYHSLATFKGESKFSTWIYKIAYYGALDYLKKNNRRIKTSTITSDHDINISELTSVLDQFEMQDRREIIKESLEQLGAEESVLVTLHYFKELSLQEISEIMNIPANTIKVRLFRIRKKLADILENKLTPETIKSYGRK; encoded by the coding sequence ATGAGCAACCACCAAGATCAATATTATATAGATAAAACATTAAGAGGAGATGCTCAGTCTTTTTCTATATTGATTGATCGGTATAAGCATATGGTTTTTACGGTTGCATTTAAAGTGACAAGTACTAGAGAAAATGCAGAGGAAGTTGCGCAAGATACTTTTGTGAAGGCATATCATTCTTTAGCTACCTTTAAAGGAGAATCAAAATTCTCTACATGGATTTATAAGATAGCCTATTATGGAGCCCTAGATTATTTGAAAAAAAATAATAGAAGAATTAAAACCAGTACGATAACATCAGATCACGACATTAATATATCAGAGTTAACTAGTGTTTTAGATCAATTTGAAATGCAGGATCGCAGAGAAATCATAAAAGAATCGCTTGAGCAGTTGGGTGCAGAAGAATCAGTGTTGGTAACATTACATTATTTTAAAGAATTATCATTACAAGAAATCTCTGAAATCATGAATATACCTGCAAATACGATTAAAGTTCGGTTATTCCGAATTAGAAAAAAATTAGCAGATATTCTAGAAAATAAATTAACCCCAGAAACGATTAAAAGTTATGGAAGGAAATAA